From a single Thermodesulfobacteriota bacterium genomic region:
- a CDS encoding alkaline phosphatase family protein, with protein sequence MHPTLFIGLDGATFTILDPLMEAGVMPFLRETVAKGVRARLLSTANPLTPPAWTTMMTGRHPGSHGIIDFIWAEQRATEHYFTLYNFRDIRTETIWSMVSRQGGRIAALNFPIMAPPPAVNGFVVPGLVSWKHLRRNIHPPGLYEELQAMPGFEPREFAWDFGLEKKAARGVPAEEMESWVEFHRRRERHWHAIARQLIGRGGLDLAAVLFDGMDKMLHIGWRLLDPACQQEGPSAADQRLRVMILAYFRELDSFVAELYALAGEEARLVVASDHGFGPAFEVFRVNSWLAEQGYLVWKETEEADEATRRGVERLVNEHFVLLDWEKTLAYARTTTANGIYIARAKALGQPGVPERDYEAFRHRLKEQLLALASPETGLPVVQAVLTREEAYPGAHNQQAPDLTLVLRDHSFVSILRRQPVVCRRPQVEGTHHPEGVFIARGPGFFAGRQADTFSIANITPVLLHALGLAIPEDLEGEVPAGVFAEDFLQASPVRRGPPTMAPDSYAVQPPARSAAEEKAFVLRQMQALGYIE encoded by the coding sequence ATGCACCCGACCCTGTTCATCGGCCTGGACGGCGCCACCTTCACCATCCTTGACCCGTTGATGGAAGCGGGCGTCATGCCCTTCCTCCGGGAGACGGTGGCCAAAGGGGTGCGGGCTCGGCTGCTGTCCACCGCCAACCCCCTGACCCCGCCGGCCTGGACCACCATGATGACCGGCCGCCATCCCGGCAGCCACGGCATCATCGATTTCATCTGGGCCGAGCAGCGAGCCACCGAGCACTACTTCACCCTGTACAACTTCCGGGACATCCGGACCGAGACGATCTGGTCCATGGTGTCCCGGCAGGGCGGCCGGATCGCGGCCCTCAACTTTCCCATCATGGCGCCGCCGCCGGCGGTGAACGGCTTCGTGGTGCCGGGCCTGGTCTCCTGGAAGCACCTGCGCCGGAACATCCACCCGCCGGGGCTCTATGAGGAGCTTCAGGCCATGCCTGGCTTCGAGCCCCGGGAGTTTGCCTGGGACTTCGGGCTGGAGAAGAAGGCGGCCCGCGGGGTGCCGGCCGAGGAGATGGAGTCCTGGGTGGAGTTCCACCGGCGGCGGGAGCGGCATTGGCACGCCATCGCCCGGCAGCTTATCGGCCGGGGCGGCCTGGATCTGGCCGCGGTGCTCTTCGACGGCATGGACAAGATGCTCCATATCGGCTGGCGCCTCCTGGACCCCGCCTGCCAGCAGGAAGGGCCCAGCGCGGCCGACCAGCGGCTGCGGGTCATGATCCTGGCCTATTTCCGGGAGCTGGACAGCTTTGTGGCCGAGCTTTACGCCCTGGCCGGGGAGGAGGCGCGGCTGGTTGTGGCCTCGGATCACGGCTTCGGCCCGGCCTTCGAGGTCTTCCGGGTCAATTCCTGGCTGGCGGAGCAGGGCTACCTGGTCTGGAAGGAGACGGAGGAGGCGGACGAGGCCACCCGGCGGGGGGTGGAGCGGCTGGTGAACGAGCACTTTGTGCTTCTCGATTGGGAGAAGACCCTGGCCTATGCCCGCACCACCACTGCCAACGGCATCTACATCGCCCGGGCGAAGGCGCTGGGTCAGCCCGGGGTGCCGGAGCGGGACTACGAGGCCTTCCGCCATCGTCTCAAGGAGCAGCTCCTGGCGCTGGCCAGCCCGGAGACCGGCCTGCCGGTGGTGCAGGCGGTGCTGACCCGGGAGGAGGCCTATCCCGGGGCCCACAACCAGCAGGCCCCGGATCTCACCCTGGTGCTGCGGGACCACAGCTTTGTCTCCATCCTGCGGCGGCAGCCGGTGGTTTGCCGCCGGCCCCAGGTGGAGGGTACCCACCACCCGGAGGGGGTCTTCATCGCCCGGGGACCGGGCTTCTTCGCCGGTCGGCAGGCGGACACCTTCTCCATCGCCAATATCACCCCCGTCCTGCTCCACGCCCTGGGTCTTGCCATCCCGGAGGATCTGGAGGGTGAGGTGCCGGCCGGGGTCTTTGCCGAGGATTTCCTGCAGGCGAGCCCGGTGCGGAGAGGGCCCCCCACCATGGCGCCGGACTCCTACGCGGTGCAGCCCCCGGCCCGCAGCGCTGCCGAGGAGAAGGCGTTCGTGCTGCGCCAGATGCAGGCCCTGGGGTATATCGAATAG
- a CDS encoding SDR family NAD(P)-dependent oxidoreductase, whose protein sequence is MTLPLAGRSAIVTGGSAGIGLVTARALAQAGAGVAIVSRDQDRVVQAAGELQEAVPGGEILGLALDVRQEAAMDAMASAILDRFGRIDILVTAAGVLRAGSGLPRTLARMPEADWDEVMATNLKGVYLANRAVIPAMLHQGAGQIVNLSSTSGLRGLAFDAAYCASKFGVIGLSSALAAELAPAGIRVQALLPGAIDTGMWDQNGPLLPPPDILPPERVAAAILELLLLPEDTVLDQPIIEPLKRHGPLVGPGGRGGSTP, encoded by the coding sequence ATGACCCTCCCCCTGGCCGGTCGGTCCGCCATTGTCACCGGCGGCAGTGCCGGCATCGGCCTTGTCACCGCCCGGGCCCTGGCCCAGGCCGGGGCCGGGGTGGCGATCGTCTCCCGGGACCAGGACCGGGTGGTGCAGGCGGCCGGGGAGCTGCAGGAGGCGGTGCCCGGGGGCGAGATCCTGGGCCTGGCCCTGGATGTGCGGCAGGAGGCGGCGATGGATGCCATGGCCAGCGCCATCCTGGACCGGTTCGGCCGCATCGACATCCTGGTCACCGCTGCCGGGGTCTTGCGGGCCGGAAGCGGCCTGCCCCGGACCCTGGCCCGGATGCCGGAGGCCGACTGGGACGAGGTGATGGCCACCAATCTCAAGGGCGTCTATCTGGCCAACCGGGCGGTGATCCCGGCCATGCTCCACCAGGGTGCCGGCCAGATCGTCAACCTGTCCTCCACCTCGGGCCTGAGGGGGCTCGCCTTTGATGCTGCGTATTGCGCCAGCAAGTTCGGGGTCATCGGCCTTTCCAGCGCCCTGGCGGCGGAGCTGGCACCTGCGGGCATCCGGGTCCAGGCCCTGTTGCCCGGCGCCATTGATACCGGGATGTGGGACCAGAACGGCCCCCTGTTGCCGCCGCCGGATATCCTGCCGCCCGAGCGGGTGGCGGCAGCGATCCTGGAGCTTCTGTTGCTGCCGGAGGACACCGTGCTGGACCAGCCGATCATCGAGCCCCTGAAGCGGCATGGGCCCCTGGTGGGCCCAGGAGGAAGAGGAGGATCGACCCCATGA
- a CDS encoding alpha/beta hydrolase, translating into MGIVQCKGVGIHYTVMGRGRNIVLVHGLGANHGFWGPRILLPLARRFRVILVDLRGHGRSAMPQVGYRVRDFAEDLLCLLDHLRVQQADLVGHSFGGVVSLQCAIMAPERVRSLFLADTRVRSLEGLRDFRDVRESEVIVRRLSEVGLVIPEDEREAGLWLLEQFASPGQDRTRRQLEQSEPFIPFATGGHGNRSARRWLELLQKTSLRDEIARFDEPKPERLRGIRQPVMAMGGESALTRQSIAGLVELIPSFESLILPGAGHFFPLTHTEVFLANLFRFLGAVRELRREERLLVRWPVEVAANGHALVSARTVNVSSRGLLLEACHPLELGEAVEVRAPQLSLRGRVVRQDREMAGPGFRFGIELGALLAPDWDWEALLLAGAP; encoded by the coding sequence ATGGGCATCGTCCAGTGCAAAGGGGTTGGCATCCACTACACGGTCATGGGCCGGGGCCGGAACATCGTCCTGGTCCATGGCCTGGGGGCCAACCACGGCTTCTGGGGGCCGCGCATCCTCCTGCCTCTGGCCCGGCGCTTCCGGGTCATTCTGGTGGATCTCCGGGGGCACGGCCGGAGCGCCATGCCCCAGGTGGGCTACCGGGTGCGGGATTTTGCCGAGGATCTCTTGTGCCTGCTCGATCATCTGCGGGTGCAGCAGGCGGATCTGGTGGGCCACAGCTTTGGCGGGGTCGTGTCCCTCCAGTGCGCCATCATGGCCCCGGAGCGGGTGCGCAGCCTCTTTCTTGCCGACACCCGGGTGCGGAGCCTGGAAGGCCTGCGGGACTTTCGGGACGTCCGGGAGAGTGAGGTCATCGTCCGCCGCCTCAGTGAGGTGGGGCTGGTGATCCCGGAGGATGAGCGGGAGGCCGGCCTCTGGCTGCTGGAGCAGTTCGCCTCGCCGGGACAGGATCGCACCCGCCGGCAGCTGGAGCAAAGCGAGCCCTTCATCCCCTTTGCCACCGGCGGCCACGGCAACCGCTCCGCCCGGCGCTGGCTGGAGCTGTTGCAGAAGACCTCGCTCCGAGACGAGATCGCCCGCTTCGACGAGCCCAAGCCGGAGCGCTTGCGGGGCATCCGCCAGCCGGTCATGGCCATGGGCGGCGAGTCGGCCCTCACCCGGCAGTCCATCGCCGGCCTGGTCGAGCTGATCCCGTCGTTCGAGTCCCTGATCTTGCCCGGCGCCGGCCATTTCTTCCCCCTGACCCATACCGAGGTCTTCCTGGCCAACCTGTTCCGCTTCCTGGGTGCGGTGCGGGAGCTGCGCCGGGAGGAGCGCCTGCTGGTGCGGTGGCCGGTGGAGGTGGCGGCCAACGGCCACGCCCTGGTATCGGCCCGCACCGTGAACGTCTCCAGCCGCGGCCTGCTGCTGGAGGCCTGCCACCCCCTGGAACTGGGCGAGGCCGTGGAGGTGCGGGCACCGCAGCTGTCCCTCCGGGGCCGGGTGGTGCGTCAGGACCGGGAGATGGCCGGCCCGGGCTTCCGCTTCGGCATCGAGCTGGGCGCGCTCCTGGCGCCGGACTGGGACTGGGAGGCGCTCCTCCTGGCGGGGGCGCCATGA